The following are encoded together in the Phyllobacterium zundukense genome:
- a CDS encoding branched-chain amino acid ABC transporter substrate-binding protein, translated as MKRFLLAATMLATISTSALADMTIGWGGPITGGSAAVGEQTLNGVKQAVEDINAAGGILGEKLVLQVEDDAGDPKQAVSVANRLAAAGAQFVIGHQNSGASIPASDVYAENGMLQVTPGSTNPNFTERGLWNTFRTCGRDDQQGTIAGNYLTKNFAGKNVFLVHDKTPYGQGLVEEVKKSINAGGLKEVGFEGISVGDKDFSALIAKIKETKADVIYFGGVYTEGGLILRQLRDQASKVAMIGGDAMFSTEFSAIAGPAGEGTLITFGPDARKEPAAAGVIKKFADKKIDPEGFTLYAYAAVQVVKAGIEAAGKADPQAVAEKLHSGMSIDTVIGPLSYTEKGDVTRLDFVLYELKNGKFEERTSK; from the coding sequence ATGAAACGGTTTCTTTTGGCAGCAACAATGCTCGCAACAATCAGCACTTCTGCGCTCGCAGACATGACTATTGGTTGGGGTGGTCCCATCACGGGCGGCAGCGCCGCGGTGGGCGAACAAACTCTCAACGGCGTGAAACAGGCAGTCGAGGATATTAACGCTGCGGGCGGGATCTTGGGGGAAAAGCTCGTCCTTCAGGTCGAAGACGATGCAGGCGATCCGAAGCAGGCCGTCTCGGTCGCCAACCGACTTGCGGCTGCCGGCGCCCAGTTTGTTATCGGCCACCAGAATTCTGGTGCTTCCATCCCAGCATCGGATGTTTATGCCGAAAATGGCATGTTGCAGGTCACGCCCGGTTCCACGAACCCAAATTTCACGGAACGCGGTCTCTGGAATACCTTTCGCACATGCGGCCGGGATGACCAGCAAGGTACCATTGCTGGAAACTACCTCACGAAGAACTTCGCTGGAAAGAATGTCTTCCTAGTGCATGACAAGACCCCCTACGGTCAGGGGCTCGTCGAGGAAGTCAAGAAATCTATCAATGCAGGTGGTTTGAAAGAAGTCGGCTTCGAGGGCATCTCCGTTGGAGACAAGGACTTCTCGGCGCTGATCGCGAAAATCAAGGAAACCAAAGCCGATGTGATCTATTTTGGTGGTGTCTATACCGAAGGCGGCCTCATTCTCCGTCAGTTGCGTGATCAGGCAAGCAAGGTCGCGATGATTGGTGGCGACGCAATGTTCTCGACTGAATTTTCGGCGATTGCTGGCCCAGCGGGTGAGGGTACTCTGATTACCTTCGGACCTGATGCTCGAAAGGAGCCAGCTGCCGCGGGCGTCATCAAGAAGTTCGCTGACAAGAAGATTGATCCCGAAGGCTTCACCCTCTACGCATATGCTGCCGTACAAGTAGTCAAGGCAGGTATCGAAGCGGCTGGAAAAGCGGACCCGCAAGCAGTCGCTGAAAAGCTCCACAGCGGCATGTCAATCGATACGGTGATCGGTCCGCTTTCTTATACAGAGAAAGGTGACGTCACCCGCTTGGATTTCGTCTTGTACGAACTCAAGAACGGCAAGTTCGAGGAACGAACGTCGAAGTGA
- a CDS encoding SDR family NAD(P)-dependent oxidoreductase yields MVIHNAVGGAFGNFLDIEPEVLQQNFQINVMALLHLARWVAPRMEAAGGGALLVTGNTAAYRGKAAFAGFAPSKAAQRVLTESIAREMGPRGVHVSFMMIDAVIDVPWTRARFADKPDDFFIQPSDIAEEVWHVTHQPRSAWSFLTELRPFRESW; encoded by the coding sequence GTGGTGATCCACAACGCTGTTGGCGGAGCTTTCGGCAACTTCCTCGACATCGAGCCGGAAGTCCTTCAGCAAAATTTCCAGATCAATGTCATGGCGCTGCTGCACCTTGCGAGGTGGGTTGCACCACGGATGGAGGCGGCAGGGGGCGGAGCCTTGCTGGTGACAGGCAACACCGCTGCCTATCGCGGTAAGGCCGCCTTTGCCGGTTTTGCCCCAAGCAAGGCAGCGCAGCGGGTTCTGACTGAGTCCATTGCCCGAGAGATGGGCCCTAGGGGCGTGCACGTGTCCTTCATGATGATCGATGCGGTCATCGACGTGCCTTGGACCCGCGCGCGGTTCGCGGACAAGCCGGATGACTTTTTCATCCAGCCATCCGACATCGCGGAAGAGGTCTGGCACGTCACTCACCAGCCACGTTCCGCTTGGTCATTCCTGACAGAATTGCGGCCCTTCCGCGAGTCCTGGTGA
- a CDS encoding Lrp/AsnC family transcriptional regulator — protein MSENSRTDEISLDRTDKAILNLLQRDNKTSQRKIAEQVNLSAPAVQRRIKRLEETGVIQANVAIVDPAKVGQPITLFAQVAMESERTDLYETARRSFVAAPEVQQCYYVTGEADFMLVISVRSMSDYEALTRRLFFQNNNVKHFRTFVAMDRVKVGLSIPLG, from the coding sequence ATGAGCGAAAATTCCAGAACTGACGAGATCTCACTGGATCGGACGGACAAGGCGATCTTGAATCTCCTCCAGCGCGACAATAAGACGTCCCAGCGCAAGATCGCAGAGCAGGTCAATCTTTCGGCCCCTGCTGTCCAGCGAAGGATTAAGCGTCTTGAAGAGACTGGCGTCATCCAGGCAAATGTTGCGATAGTCGATCCGGCCAAAGTAGGTCAACCAATCACTCTCTTCGCGCAAGTCGCCATGGAGAGCGAGCGGACCGATCTATACGAGACGGCGAGGCGTTCCTTTGTCGCAGCGCCCGAAGTGCAGCAATGCTACTACGTCACCGGAGAGGCGGACTTCATGCTAGTGATTTCAGTCCGATCCATGAGCGATTATGAAGCCCTCACCCGCCGCCTTTTCTTCCAGAACAATAACGTAAAACACTTCCGAACATTCGTTGCGATGGATCGGGTGAAAGTCGGCTTGTCGATCCCTCTGGGCTAA
- a CDS encoding RidA family protein — protein sequence MPRQTVNASKAAAVGPYSHATWAGDLLFCSGQTPLDVKTGILVDGNVADQTRQCFDNLFQVLEAAGLGPDDVVSVNVYLTDMSDFGQMNEIYATRFSSPYPARTTIGCSSLPLGARIEIGLTAKRQS from the coding sequence ATGCCTAGACAAACTGTGAATGCTTCGAAAGCTGCGGCAGTGGGACCGTATTCGCACGCAACATGGGCCGGAGATTTGCTGTTCTGCTCCGGCCAGACGCCGCTTGACGTCAAAACTGGCATACTTGTCGACGGAAATGTTGCCGATCAGACCCGCCAGTGTTTCGATAATCTGTTTCAGGTCCTGGAGGCAGCAGGCCTCGGGCCGGATGATGTCGTATCCGTCAACGTCTATCTCACCGACATGAGTGACTTTGGCCAGATGAATGAGATTTACGCGACGCGTTTTTCATCGCCTTACCCGGCGCGAACCACAATCGGCTGTTCCAGTCTGCCACTTGGAGCGCGCATAGAGATCGGACTAACGGCAAAACGGCAATCGTGA
- a CDS encoding PLP-dependent cysteine synthase family protein, with product MRLSPPPPVESALNAIGNTPVIRLRRVVPDGSAQVFVKLEYFNPTGSYKDRMAKSIIEEAERRGDLKPGMTVVEASGGSTGSSLAFVCAVKGYPLIVASSNAFAMEKLRTMRSFGATVDLIHSPSGEISSDLIPSMIRHAQEVSSRSDCYYSDQFNNRDALIGYEEIGHELVTQFPDGIDAFCGAVGVAGMTMGVARILKSRSASVRIVVLEPASSPVISKGWAGTHHVEGIGVGFVPPLLSHDLYDEALDIPEEEARAMCRQLAREEGLLVGTSTGLNVAAAIRLAKELGQGRTVVTVASDTGLKYMNGELFADA from the coding sequence ATGCGACTAAGCCCCCCGCCACCTGTCGAGTCCGCGCTCAATGCTATTGGCAATACACCGGTTATACGCCTGCGTCGCGTCGTTCCGGACGGGAGTGCTCAAGTCTTTGTCAAACTCGAGTATTTCAACCCGACAGGCTCGTATAAAGACCGCATGGCAAAATCCATCATAGAAGAGGCTGAGCGGCGCGGGGATTTGAAACCGGGAATGACAGTGGTTGAGGCGAGTGGGGGAAGCACCGGGTCCTCGCTCGCCTTCGTTTGCGCAGTGAAAGGCTATCCTCTCATCGTGGCTTCTTCCAACGCCTTTGCCATGGAGAAGTTGCGTACGATGCGTAGCTTTGGCGCAACCGTTGATCTGATCCACAGCCCGTCCGGTGAAATCTCATCGGATCTAATCCCGTCAATGATCCGCCACGCCCAGGAGGTGTCCAGCCGATCGGACTGCTATTACTCGGACCAGTTTAACAACCGTGATGCCTTGATTGGCTACGAAGAAATCGGCCACGAGTTGGTCACACAATTTCCAGACGGTATCGACGCCTTCTGTGGCGCGGTTGGTGTGGCCGGAATGACAATGGGCGTGGCAAGGATTCTGAAGTCGCGGTCAGCGTCGGTTCGGATCGTGGTTCTGGAGCCAGCCTCTTCACCCGTCATATCGAAAGGTTGGGCCGGAACCCACCACGTCGAGGGGATAGGGGTAGGCTTCGTTCCGCCTTTGCTCAGTCACGACCTCTATGACGAAGCGCTTGACATTCCGGAGGAAGAAGCACGCGCTATGTGCCGCCAACTGGCTCGAGAAGAAGGATTGTTGGTCGGCACGTCCACGGGCCTCAACGTCGCTGCGGCGATACGTTTGGCCAAGGAGTTGGGGCAGGGTAGAACGGTCGTCACCGTCGCGAGCGACACCGGTCTAAAGTACATGAACGGGGAGCTTTTTGCAGATGCCTGA
- a CDS encoding LysR family transcriptional regulator: protein MTTAIDHLDWDDLKLFLSVVRCKSVTGAARELRVSHSTVSRRLARLEYTVGGALVERTREGLLLTPAGLVTMRRAEEIENGVNALRSDMSKRDEIRGTVRLATMEGIATLYLSERLVELSSRHPDLHLELVTSPQTVRVARREADLFLSFFKPHGTALDSQLIGRFRTGLFASQAYLERNGVPSHAADLSEHRFVGYIEELVQLESVLWLEELVPAPKIAFSSNSMMSQMFVASAGAGIVALPEFARSLNLGLVPVLEDLAGEREIWLSAHQDLAYLPRVRAVKRFLKELFQRDEQRLLRNALWSL from the coding sequence ATGACGACTGCAATTGACCATCTTGATTGGGACGATCTCAAGCTCTTCCTCAGCGTCGTCAGGTGTAAGAGCGTGACCGGCGCGGCCCGGGAATTGAGAGTTAGCCACTCCACCGTTTCCCGCCGGCTTGCTCGTTTGGAATATACGGTGGGCGGCGCGCTCGTCGAACGGACCCGGGAAGGACTTTTGCTGACACCTGCTGGGCTAGTCACGATGCGGCGAGCTGAGGAAATTGAAAATGGAGTGAATGCTCTGCGAAGTGACATGAGTAAACGTGACGAGATACGTGGTACGGTCAGATTAGCCACGATGGAGGGTATCGCGACGCTTTATCTGTCCGAGCGGCTTGTCGAACTCAGCAGCAGGCATCCGGATCTTCACCTCGAACTTGTCACATCGCCGCAAACGGTTCGGGTCGCTCGCCGGGAGGCGGATCTGTTCTTGAGCTTCTTCAAGCCCCATGGAACCGCCCTTGACAGCCAGCTGATCGGGCGGTTCAGGACAGGGCTATTCGCTTCGCAGGCTTATCTGGAGCGCAACGGCGTTCCCTCTCACGCCGCAGATCTTAGCGAGCACCGCTTTGTTGGCTATATCGAGGAGCTGGTCCAGCTCGAAAGCGTCCTCTGGCTAGAGGAACTCGTACCCGCCCCAAAGATTGCGTTCAGCTCAAACAGCATGATGTCGCAGATGTTCGTGGCGTCCGCGGGTGCAGGAATTGTAGCACTTCCCGAATTCGCGCGCAGTCTGAACCTAGGTCTCGTTCCCGTGCTCGAAGATCTGGCAGGCGAGCGCGAAATTTGGCTCTCAGCACATCAGGACCTGGCTTATCTTCCGAGAGTCCGCGCTGTGAAGCGGTTCCTGAAGGAACTGTTTCAGCGCGACGAACAGCGCCTTCTAAGAAACGCGCTTTGGTCATTGTAA
- a CDS encoding M20 aminoacylase family protein yields MTELQKLNEEMTSWRRDLHQHPEFGFEEKRTSAFVASKLREFGLEVAEGLGGTGVVGTLKRGTSNRSIALRADMDALRITEHSDLSYKSRNPGFMHACGHDGHTTMLLGAAKHLASEGGFDGTVRFVFQPAEEWGRGALSMLDDGLMDRFPFEEIYGIHNMPGVPIGVLMTKSGAMMSAEDNFEIILTGVGGHAARPHWGNEVLVAACALVTNLQSIVSRRVSPTDVAVVSVTELLTDGTRNALPGLARILGDARSFKPEVSETIEKQMRIIAESTAAAYNVSAEVKYSREFVPLINDAELAEEVFEAGRTFLPLEDVRKITEPFTGSEDFAHYLSRVPGCFLNLGNGEASAPLHNPSYDFNDAGLIYGVKTHAAIVRRRLPEAGPS; encoded by the coding sequence ATGACTGAACTTCAGAAACTTAACGAGGAAATGACTTCCTGGAGGCGTGACCTCCATCAGCATCCTGAGTTCGGCTTTGAGGAGAAGCGGACCTCCGCGTTCGTCGCTTCAAAACTTCGCGAGTTTGGCCTCGAAGTCGCTGAGGGTCTTGGAGGAACGGGCGTTGTAGGAACTTTGAAGCGGGGAACGAGCAATCGCTCGATCGCACTGCGCGCTGACATGGACGCTCTACGGATCACTGAACATAGCGATCTGTCCTACAAGTCTAGGAATCCCGGTTTTATGCACGCCTGTGGTCACGATGGTCACACGACCATGTTGCTTGGCGCAGCCAAGCATCTTGCGTCAGAAGGTGGCTTCGATGGAACAGTGCGGTTCGTCTTCCAGCCCGCCGAGGAATGGGGCAGGGGCGCGCTGTCGATGCTAGACGACGGCTTGATGGATCGGTTTCCGTTCGAGGAGATTTACGGGATTCACAATATGCCTGGTGTCCCTATTGGCGTATTGATGACCAAGAGCGGCGCAATGATGTCCGCAGAGGATAATTTCGAGATCATCCTGACTGGCGTTGGTGGCCACGCCGCTCGCCCGCACTGGGGCAATGAAGTTTTGGTTGCCGCCTGCGCTCTTGTGACAAACCTGCAGTCCATCGTTTCGCGCCGGGTAAGCCCGACGGACGTTGCAGTCGTTTCCGTCACTGAACTTTTGACGGATGGTACTCGCAACGCGCTTCCTGGTCTGGCGCGCATCCTTGGCGATGCCCGCAGTTTCAAGCCGGAGGTCAGCGAGACCATCGAGAAGCAGATGCGGATTATCGCCGAATCGACGGCAGCGGCCTACAACGTCTCCGCTGAGGTCAAGTACAGTAGGGAATTCGTGCCACTAATCAACGACGCCGAATTGGCGGAGGAGGTTTTCGAAGCTGGCCGCACCTTCTTGCCATTGGAAGATGTCCGGAAGATCACTGAGCCTTTCACGGGTTCGGAGGACTTCGCGCACTACTTGAGCAGGGTTCCCGGCTGCTTTCTCAACCTCGGTAACGGCGAGGCATCGGCACCCCTCCATAATCCTAGCTATGACTTCAATGACGCTGGTCTGATCTATGGGGTTAAAACCCATGCTGCAATCGTGCGGCGTCGCCTACCGGAGGCCGGTCCCTCCTGA
- a CDS encoding aminotransferase class V-fold PLP-dependent enzyme: protein MSQISRDATKTLDLYRLRADTPGTKNRNHLNNAGAALMPSPVIDAVVGYLSREGEIGGYEAAAEAHSLLEGTYDSLATFVNCASDEIAIAENATIAWQRAFYSLSFGPGDRILTASAEFAANYVAFLQVAKRTGVSIEVIPNDASGVLDPDALAKMIDERVRLIAVTWIPTNGGLINPAAAIGRIARDNGILYLLDACQAAGQTPIDVNALGCDILTATGRKFLRAPRGTGFMYMRKSVLEKIEPAMIDLYGAPWTAPDRYELRPDARRFETWEKNYSVRLGLRAAVDYALALGLEAIEERCNHLSSKLREGLREMRAVSVYDLGAPLASIISFTVRDWESSAVMAYLTDKGINVSVSPPSSTPVDAHTRQLPPVVRASPHYYNTQEEIDAFLKAIAGIAV, encoded by the coding sequence ATGTCGCAAATCAGCCGCGACGCTACGAAAACTCTCGACCTTTATCGCCTGCGTGCTGATACCCCCGGCACAAAAAACAGAAATCATCTCAATAATGCTGGCGCCGCGCTGATGCCGAGCCCGGTTATTGATGCGGTGGTTGGGTACTTAAGCAGGGAAGGGGAGATCGGCGGATACGAAGCCGCAGCTGAGGCTCACTCTCTCCTGGAGGGCACATACGATAGTTTGGCCACTTTCGTGAACTGCGCCAGCGATGAGATAGCGATAGCTGAAAATGCAACGATTGCCTGGCAGCGCGCATTTTACTCCCTCTCTTTTGGACCCGGGGACCGGATCCTGACGGCAAGTGCCGAATTTGCAGCCAACTACGTCGCCTTTCTGCAGGTCGCCAAGCGTACCGGCGTCTCGATCGAAGTCATTCCGAATGACGCCTCGGGCGTCCTCGATCCGGACGCACTGGCGAAAATGATTGATGAGCGCGTTCGGCTGATTGCGGTTACTTGGATTCCGACGAACGGCGGCCTTATCAATCCAGCAGCAGCGATCGGTCGAATAGCGCGCGACAACGGCATTCTCTATCTCCTCGACGCCTGTCAAGCTGCGGGTCAGACCCCAATTGACGTTAACGCGCTGGGCTGCGACATCCTCACCGCTACTGGCAGGAAGTTTCTCCGCGCGCCGCGGGGAACTGGTTTCATGTACATGCGTAAATCAGTCTTGGAAAAGATCGAGCCGGCGATGATCGACCTCTATGGCGCGCCCTGGACGGCGCCTGATCGATATGAATTGCGACCTGACGCAAGACGTTTTGAAACGTGGGAGAAAAACTACTCGGTTCGTCTCGGCCTGCGGGCAGCAGTGGATTACGCGCTCGCCCTTGGCCTCGAGGCTATTGAAGAGCGTTGCAACCACCTGTCGTCAAAGCTTCGCGAAGGCCTGAGGGAGATGCGTGCCGTATCCGTATATGATCTTGGGGCGCCGCTTGCCTCCATCATATCATTCACCGTCAGAGACTGGGAGTCATCAGCCGTCATGGCGTATCTGACCGACAAGGGGATCAACGTCTCGGTTTCGCCTCCTTCCAGCACGCCCGTCGACGCGCATACGCGACAACTTCCGCCTGTCGTGCGAGCGTCACCGCATTATTACAATACCCAGGAAGAGATCGATGCGTTTCTCAAGGCGATTGCTGGCATTGCAGTGTAG
- a CDS encoding TetR/AcrR family transcriptional regulator: MGHSQAEKAQSRGRILREAADQIRDGGLESVSVGKLMKSVNLTHGGFYGHFASRADLLAQALKRALVDGARRSPKGSGGARAFANGVKDYLSRNHRDSRSTGCAVSALVSDVGRADAQSKTVMAAYIEDYIGATRQQLGDEDDSRAMFAVSAMVGALALSRVMTDSARSDALLHGVRKQLMAFDEPNESARSGNKD; encoded by the coding sequence TTGGGGCATTCACAGGCCGAAAAAGCGCAAAGTCGAGGGCGGATTCTGAGGGAGGCCGCCGACCAGATCCGAGACGGCGGGCTTGAGTCGGTGAGCGTGGGCAAGCTCATGAAAAGCGTTAATTTGACGCATGGCGGCTTCTACGGCCATTTCGCGTCGCGTGCAGACCTGCTAGCCCAGGCTCTGAAGCGCGCCCTGGTTGACGGCGCGCGTCGGTCACCAAAGGGATCAGGGGGCGCGCGCGCCTTCGCCAACGGAGTTAAAGACTATTTAAGTCGGAACCATCGGGACTCGCGCAGCACTGGGTGCGCAGTTTCGGCGCTGGTTTCCGATGTCGGGCGCGCCGATGCCCAGTCCAAGACGGTCATGGCCGCCTATATTGAGGATTACATCGGTGCCACTCGGCAACAGCTTGGCGACGAAGATGACTCCAGAGCAATGTTTGCCGTCAGCGCCATGGTTGGCGCTCTGGCCCTGTCGCGGGTGATGACGGACTCGGCCCGTTCCGACGCCCTGCTCCACGGCGTGCGCAAACAACTGATGGCTTTCGACGAGCCTAATGAGTCGGCGCGCTCAGGCAACAAGGACTAG
- a CDS encoding nitrilase-related carbon-nitrogen hydrolase, translating into MGHIDFKAAAVHVAPVYLDPEASAEKACSVIAEAAGNGASLVVFSESFLPGFPVWAALYPPIQSHEHFKRFLNASVYVDGPEIERVRKAASDNGVFVSIGFSERNPASVAGLWNSNVLISDTGEILIHHRKLVEQVHISSDPPIWPTRVPTESDNYDNRAANRIRASAHCFEAKCFGIVVAGRLDESARRSIALDDPTIAAIIDASPRASSFFLGPTGAPIGDEMIDEGIGYAYVDLDECVEPKRFHDVVAGYNRFDIFDVAVNRTRRQPIKFWEGSAEEAPRASDSPVLPK; encoded by the coding sequence ATGGGACACATAGATTTTAAGGCCGCCGCTGTTCATGTTGCCCCGGTTTATCTCGATCCCGAGGCGAGCGCGGAGAAAGCCTGTTCAGTGATTGCAGAGGCTGCCGGCAATGGCGCATCGCTCGTGGTATTTTCGGAGAGCTTTCTTCCTGGTTTCCCCGTCTGGGCAGCACTTTACCCACCCATTCAATCGCACGAACATTTCAAGCGCTTCTTAAACGCTTCCGTATACGTGGATGGACCTGAAATCGAGCGTGTGCGGAAAGCTGCGTCCGACAACGGTGTTTTCGTTTCAATCGGTTTCTCCGAGCGCAACCCGGCAAGTGTCGCAGGTTTGTGGAATAGCAATGTCCTGATTTCCGATACAGGAGAGATCCTGATCCACCATCGAAAGCTGGTCGAGCAGGTTCATATAAGCAGTGATCCGCCGATCTGGCCCACTCGCGTTCCGACGGAGAGCGACAACTACGACAACCGGGCGGCCAATCGCATCCGGGCCTCAGCCCATTGTTTCGAGGCCAAGTGCTTCGGCATCGTTGTCGCCGGTCGGTTGGATGAAAGCGCACGCAGATCTATTGCTTTGGATGACCCCACAATCGCAGCGATCATAGATGCCAGTCCGCGGGCCAGCAGCTTTTTCCTTGGACCAACTGGGGCGCCAATTGGGGATGAAATGATCGATGAAGGTATCGGCTATGCCTATGTCGATCTTGACGAGTGTGTTGAACCAAAACGGTTCCACGACGTTGTTGCTGGTTATAACCGATTCGATATTTTCGACGTCGCCGTTAACCGCACACGCCGACAGCCGATCAAATTTTGGGAAGGCAGCGCTGAGGAGGCTCCAAGGGCCTCCGATTCGCCGGTTTTGCCTAAGTAA